The Pimelobacter simplex genomic sequence GTTGCGGGCGCCGAGGTAGAGCCCGGCCGGGTCGTGGCTGTCGGCGCACATCGCGTCGCGCATCACCCCGACGTAGAAGGCGTCGGGCAGGCCGGTGCCGTAGGCGGTCCAGGTCTCTCCGGCGTCGTCGGAGCGCCAGACCCGGGGCTGCGCCTCGGGCGGGTAGCGGCGGTCGCCGCCGCCGAGCGGGAAGACCCACACGGTGTCGGGCCGGTGGGGGTGCACGACGATCGGGAAGCCGAAGTCGCTGGGCAGGCTGTCGCCGATCGAGGTCCACGAGCCGCCCTCGTCGTCGGAGCGGTAGACGCCGCCGTGGTTCTGGGCGTAGAGCCGCTCGGGGCGGGAGGGGTGCCGGGTGACCTTGTGCACGCACTGGCCGAACTCCGGGTAGCGCTGGTCCTCGGGCAGGAAGTCCGCACGGATGCCGTGGTTGCGCGGCGCCCAGGACTGCCCGCCGTCGCGCGTCTGGTAGACGCCACCGGTCGAGAGCGCCGCGGTGAGCGAGCGTCCGTCGGTGGGGTGCGGGAGCACGGTGTGGAAGGCCTGGCCGCCGAAGCCGGCGTCCCACTCGGGGCGGTGCGGGTGGTTCCAGAGGCCCTCCTCGAGCCGGAACGACGCGCCGCCGTCGGTCGAGGTGAAGACCGCGCCCGGCTCGGTGCCGGCGTGCAGCACGCCCTCGCCGACCCCCGGCACGAGCTGCCAGATCCGCTCCACGGTCGCCCCGGCGCCCTCGGGGAAGCGGATCGCGCCGTTGGGGGTCTCCTGCCAGGTCGCGCCGAGGTCGTCGGACCAGCGCAGCTGCGGCCCGAGCCAGCTCGACGAGGCGCCCGCGAACAGCCGGGGCGTGGCGCCGCGGGTGTCGACGAGGCAGGAGTAGACCTCCTCCATGTCGTGGTGCGGCCCGGTGAACGTCCAGTCGACCCGGTCGGCCGACGTACCTACCCACAGGCCCTTGCGGGTGCCCACCATCAGGATCGTGGTCATGGTTCCTCCTCGTCCGGGGTGCCTTGTCCACTGTGACCCCGGGGGCGGGCAAAAGTCATCGCCCGGACGTTGAATCCGTGGCGACCACGGATGTACGCCGGCCGCGCCTCCCCCACGCTGGCGCCATGACGACGCTGCTGGTCACCCTGGTGCTGGTCCCCGACCGCAGCGACGAGGTGCTGGGCCGGCTGCGCGGCGAGGTCGCGCCGTGGCTGCGCCGGCTGCCGGGGTTCGTCACCAGCCGCTGGCTGCTGAGCCCGGAGCACGACCGCTGCACGGTGGTGCTCGACCTCGACGGCACCGACGCCGTCCCCGAGCTCGAGGCGGCGCTGCGGCCCGGCACCCGCGACCGGGCCCGCTCGTGGTGGTGCGAGCGGCTGGAGCCGGTCGCGGACCTGGGTCTGGCCGTCCGGCCGAGCGTCACGCCGTAGGGGGCACCAGGTGCGCGGCCAGCTCGCCGCGCTCGGCGGCGCCGGTGCGCTGGAGGAGCCGGGCGACGTGGGTCTCGACGGTGCGCACGGAGAGGTAGAGCCGGTCGGCGATCTGCTTGTTCTGCAGCCCCTCGGCGACCAGCACGAGGACGTCGCGCTCGCGGGCGGTGACGCCGAGCCGCTGCAGGTGGGGCGGGAGCCGCTCCGCACCGGCGGACTTGCGCGGCACCGCGAAGCCGGCCTCGCGCATCGCCACCCGGCAGGCCGACGCCGCCTCGGTCAGGCCGTAGCCGACCAGGCCGTCGAGCACGTGGCGGAACCACGCCTCCGGCGTCCCCCAACCGTCGCGGGCGGCGGCCACGGCGACGAGGAACCGGGCGTGGAGCTCGGGCCAGGGCTCGCGGCCGGGCAGTCCCCACTCGGCGTCGGCGAAGACCCGCTCCGCCTCGGCCGCGTCCCCGGACCGGCCGAGCGCGATCGCGTCGGCGTACCGGAGCGCGAACCAGTTGTGCGGGCTGTTGGCCTGTGGGCCGGTGCGGACCTCCTCGCGGGCGGCGGCACCGTCACCGGTGAGGGCGGTCTCCAGCAGCGCCCAGAACCCGCGCAGCGAGAACGGCATGCTCGGCGAGCGCCGGTGGTGGGTCATCGCGAGGCCGAGCTCGGCCCGCGCCTCGTCGTACCGGGCATGGGCGAGGGCGACGAACGAGCGGATGTGGCCCGGGACGCCGACCGCGCGCACCCCCTCGTCCATCGGCAGACCGAGCGCCACGGCGACGTCGGCCTCCATCGCGTCGGTGCGCGCGGCCAGGCCGTGCGTCGCCGCCCGCAGCAGGTACGCCGTGGCGAGGTCCGGCAGCCGCAGCCGGGTCATCATCGTGATCGCGTTGTCGACCGCCGCCATCGCCTCGTCGAGGTCGAGGTAGCGGATCCGGACCAGGTTGAGCTCGATCTCGATCCGGGCCGCGGTCCCGATCGCACCCGCGTCGAGCGCGGCCCGCCGGGCCGCCACGAGCCGGTCCTCGACCGGCCGGCGCGCGGCGAGGTCGAGCGAGCCGAGCGCCGCGAGCAGGCGGCAGCGCCACAGCGCCAGGTCGTGGGCGTCGGCGAGCCGGAAGCCCGCCTCGAAGGCGTCCTCGGCGGCGACGTAGTCGCGGGCCCGGGCCGCCCGGCCGAGCACCTCCCACGCCTCGCAGGCGATCTCGGGGCGGTCCTCCCCCACCGCGGCGAGCGCGGCCGCGGCCCGCTCGGCGGCCGCGACGTCGTCCTCGCGACCCAGGGCGAGCCGCGCGGCGAGGACCTCCTCCGCGGCCGGGTCGTGGCCCGCGGCCGCGGCGAGCATCGCCTCGGCCTCGTCCCAGCGTCCCCCGGCCAGCAGCGCCCGCGCCAGTCGCAGCCGTACGGCGGCCAGCCGGCCCGGCGCACCGGCGAGCTCCGCGGTCAGCACCTCGCCGGCCGCCAGCGCCTGCGGGACGTCACCGGCGAGCGCGTGCACCTCGACCTCGGCCTCGCGGACCTCGGTCTCCAGCGGGCTGCCGGGCTCGCACCGGGCCAGCGCCCGGCCCAGCGCCTCGCCGGCGCTGACCAGCGCCCCGCGGCCGATCGCGTCCCGGGCGGTGGCCAGCCACAGCGCGACCGCGCGCTCGTCGTCACCGGCCGCCTCGTACAGCTCGGCGAGGCGCAGGTGGTCCTCGGCGCCCTCGGCCCCCTCGGCCAGCGCCGCGGCCAGCAGCCCCGCGAGGCGGGCGCGCTCGGGTGCGAGGAGTCCGGTCAGCACGGCCTCGCGGGTGAGCGCGTGCCGGAAGGCGAACCGCTCCGCCGTCACCGGTACGACGAGCCGCTGGCCCCGCAGCTCGTGCAGCGCCGCCGCCACCTCGGTCCCGGACAGGTCCAGCGCCGCGGCGAGCAGCCGCCAGTCGAGCTCGGGCCCCAGCATCGCGGCAGCCGTGGCGACCTGGCGGGCGTGCTCGCCGACCTCGGCCAACCGGCCCTCGACCGAGCGCACGAACGGGCGCGGCACGAGCACCGGCAGCGGCCCGGCCAGCGTCCAGGCACCGTCGCCGGGAGCCTGCGCGAGCACCCCGGCGTCGTGCAGGTCGGCGAGCATCTCCTCGACCAGCAGCGGGTAGCCGGCGCTGTAGCGCTGCAACCAGGCGACCACCTCGGCCGGCGGCGCGCTCCCGAGGCACGCGATCGCGACCGCGGCGACGTCCTCGTCGGCCAGCGGGGCGACCTCGACGAGCTCTGCCGAGCGGCGCCACTCCAGCGCGGTGACGAGCTCGTTGGCCGCCGGCGACTCGTGCAGCCGGCAGGTGGTGACGACGGCCAGCGGGACCTCCCGGGCGTTGTCGCCGAGGTACTCCACCAGCGCCAGCGTCTCGGGGTCGGCCCAGTGCAGGTCCTCGATCACCAGCAGCATCCCGGGCGCCTCGACCGCCCGGGCGAGCCGGAGCAGGCCCTCGCCGAGCAGCATCACCGAGGACGCGCCGTCGGGGGCGACCGCGCCGAGCTGGGGGGCCAGCCGGGCCAGCGTGGGCAGGTAGGGCGCCAGCAGCCGGTCGTCGGGCACCTCGTGGGTGCGCAGCCACGCGAGCAGGGCCTCGCCGAGCGGGCGCAGCGGGGTCGGCGTACCGGAGGGGACGGCGCGGCCCGAGAGCACCTCCAGCCCGGCGTCCGCGGCCTCGGCGGCGAGCGCTCCGGCCAGCCGCGACTTGCCCACCCCGGGATCGCCGCGCAGCACCCAGAGCCCGCCGTGCCCCGCGCGCAGCCCGTCGAGGGCGGTGTGCAGGCGCGCGCGCTCGGCAGTGCGGGACACGAGCCGGGGGGAACGCACCTCGGCATCGTAGATCTCTTGGTTCCGTGCCGCCGGGCGTTGGCTCGGTGGTGTGCGCGGATGTCAGGCACCCCCGCTCCCGGCGAGCGTGGTGCCACCCCAAGGAACCACGAAAGGCACCACGATGCGCACCCAGCTTCTCGGACTGACCGCCGCGGCTCTCGCCGCCGGCACCCTGACCGCCGGCCTGGCCGGCGCCCCCGCCACGGCGGCCGGCGGGATCGACAGCGGCAACATCAGCACCAGCGGCGACGTCCCGGAGTCGGTCGACGTCGTCAGCACCGGCCCCGGCGACGCCGTCGCGGCCTGGGTGCGCCCGGTGCCCGGCGGCGACAAGGTCTATGCCGCGATCGCGACCAACGGCGTCTGGTCCTCCCCCAAGGCGGTCACCGCGACCGCGGTCACCGACGGCAACGACGTCCACGTCGCGGCCAACGACAAGGGCGACATCGCCGTGGTCTGGAGCGAGACGATCCTCGGTGACGAGCGGGTCCGCGGCACGCGCTACCTCGGCAACGGCACCTGGGACGGCTCGACGCCGCTCAACGTGCAGACCGACAGCGTCCAGGCCACCGACGTCGCCATGGACGCCGCCGGCCGGCTGCACGTCGCCACCGCGACCAGCACCCAGGGCGTCGACCGGGTGCAGACCGCGCTGTGGCCCCGGGGCGGCGGTCCGCTGTTCGCCACGATCGACGACCACGCGTTCGCGCCGTCGCTCGCCGTGAACCCGGCCGGCACCGCGCTGCTGTCGTACTACAGCTCGAACAACGGCGGCGACGTCATGGTCACCCGCCGCACCCCGACCACCTCGTGGTCCACCTCGGTCGCCGTCGCCTGGAGCGGCTCGGTGCAGCAGGAGAGCGAGGTGGGCATCGCCGACGACGGCCGGGGCGCGGTCGCCTTCGCGGGCCAGGACGACGGCGTCTACCGGGCCTCGGTGGCCAAGGTCGGCGGCACCGGGCTGCCCGGCGCCCCGAGCATCCTCTCCGGCCCCGGCGCCTCCGCCGCCCAGCGCAGCCTCGCAGTGAGCCCGAACGGCACGATCTGGGCGACCTGGTCGGACTTCGACGGCAACGACTACCTGCTGCGCGGCGCGCTCGCCAAGCCCGACGCCGGGTTCGGCCCGGCCGGCATCGTCGACCCCGACACCGCCAGCCAGGCGCGCCACGTCGCGCTGGTCTCCGACCGCGGCGCCCAGGTCGTCGCGCACAACGGCGACGACGACCTCGTGCTGCGCTACCGGACCAACCCGATCCACCTCTTCAGCGGCTACCCGGGCGGCGCGGCCGACGGCCCGATCGCGGCGGACATGGACCGCGAGGGCAACGTGGTCACCGTCGGCGTCGTCGAGAACGGGCTATCGTCCTTCGTGCAGGCCGACTTCCTCGACCTGGCCGGACCGAGCGGCACCGTCACCGCCCCCGGGCCGCAGGTCCTGGCCCCGTCGTTCGGCGTGACCTGGTCCGCGACCGACGCGCTGGCCGGGGTCAAGACCACCGACCTCCTGGTCCGCTCGGCCGCCTGGAACGCCCAGGCGCTCGGCACCGCGCAGGTCGGCGGCAACGACCTGACCGGATCGGCGACGCAGTTCTCCGGCACCCGCGGGTCGACGTACTGCTTCGCGGTGCAGTCGGTCGACAAGCTCGCCAACCTCGGCCTGCGCTCCGCCGAGCGGTGCACGAGCGTCCCGCTCGACGACCGGGCCCTGGCCGGCCACGGCTGGAGCCGGGCGGCCAAGGCCGGTCACTACGACGGCACGCTCTCGGTCACCAAGAAGCGCGGCCGGGTGCTCAAGCTCAAGGGCGTCCAGGCCCGGCGCCTCGCCCTCGTCGCCGGCCGGTCGGCCAAGGGCGGCAAGGTCGCGGTGATCTGGAACGGCAAGGTCGTGCGCCGGATCAGCCTCAAGGGCAAGGGCGCCAAGGTCGTCCTCCCGATCGCCACCTTCGGCAGCGTCCAGGGCGGCACCCTCAAGATCAAGGTGGTCAGCAAGACCGGCCGCAAGGTGATGATCGACGGCGTGGTCGTCGCCAAGTAGCACTCCACCCCGGGCCGCCCCTTACCGTGAGCCCGTGCAGACCGACCGCCCCACCCACGGCCCGCCGCTGGGTGTGGCGGTCGGTCTCGTCATCCTCGGCATCTGCTCGGTCCAGCTCGGCGCCGGCTTCGCCAAGCGCCTGTTCACCGACATCGAGCCCAACGGCGTCGTCTGGCTCCGCCTCGCCACCAGCGCCGTCGTCCTGCTGCTGTGGGCCCGGCCCCGCCTGCGCGGACGCAGCCGCACCGACTGGATCATCGCCGCCCGCTACGGCCTGTGCCTGGGCGCCATGAACTGGGGCATCTACCAGTCGTTCTCCCGCATCCCCATCGGCGTCGCGGTCACCATCGAGTTCATCGGCCCGCTCCTGCTCGCCGCGATCGGGTTCCGCCGGCCGCGCGACCTCGGCTGGGTCGCCCTGGCCGCCCTCGGCGTGCTCCTGCTCGGCTTCGAGCGCGGCCACCTCGACCCCCTCGGCGTCGCGTACGCCGTCCTGGCCGGAGCCGCCTGGGCCGGCTACATCCTCTCCAGCGCCGCCACCGGACGCCGCTGGGAAGGCATCGACGGCCTCGCCATCGCCAGCCTCGTCGCCGTCGTCGCGCTCTCCCCCCTCCTGCTCACCGTCGACGACGCCGCCCTGGGCGACCAGCGCATCCTCCTGCTGGGCGCCGCCGTCGGCCTGCTCAGCTCGGTCATCCCCTACAGCGCCGAGCTCGCCGCCCTGCGCACCCTGCCCCCGGCCACCTTCGGCATCTTGATGAGCATGGAGCCGGCCGCCGCCGCCCTGGCCGGCCTCGCGGTCGTCGGGGAGTCCCTCGCCCCCGTCCAGTGGGCCGCCATCGCCTGCGTCGTCGTGGCCAGCGTCGGCGCCACCCGGGCGACCCGCCGGATGGTCCATCCGGACGCCGCAGCGGGGTGAGTACGCCGGTCCGGCGTCCGCGTCGTGCAGAATCGACGCCATGTCGACCTCCGCTCCCCGGCCCGAGCAGCGCGTCCGGCCCGCGTCGATCGCGTTCCGCGACATCCTGTCGGACGACGGGACGCACGTGCGCGCCTGGACCAACGACCCCGACGGGGTGATCGACGGGCCCACCGTCGTCCTCTGCAACGGCCTGGGCACCAACCCCTACCTCTGGCCGTGGCTGCTCGACCCCGAGTGCGGCGTCCGGGTGGTCTCGTGGAACCACCGCGGCGTCGGCGGCTCCGAGCGGCCCGCCGACAAGCGGCACGTCGAGATCGAGCACTTCGTCCAGGACGGCCTGTCCGTGATGGACCACTTCGGCATCGACAGCGCCGTCCTCATGGGCTGGTCGATGGGCGTCAACACCGCCTTCGAGCTGACCTACCGCCACCCCGAGCGGGTGCGCGGCATCTTCGCGATGTGCGGGGTCCCCGGCGACACCTTCGCCACCATGCTCGGCCCGCTCCACCTGCCGCGGCTGCTCGCCCGCGCCGTCACCGTCAACGCCTGCCGCGTCGCCAAGCACGCCGGCTGGGCGG encodes the following:
- a CDS encoding WD40/YVTN/BNR-like repeat-containing protein, with the protein product MTTILMVGTRKGLWVGTSADRVDWTFTGPHHDMEEVYSCLVDTRGATPRLFAGASSSWLGPQLRWSDDLGATWQETPNGAIRFPEGAGATVERIWQLVPGVGEGVLHAGTEPGAVFTSTDGGASFRLEEGLWNHPHRPEWDAGFGGQAFHTVLPHPTDGRSLTAALSTGGVYQTRDGGQSWAPRNHGIRADFLPEDQRYPEFGQCVHKVTRHPSRPERLYAQNHGGVYRSDDEGGSWTSIGDSLPSDFGFPIVVHPHRPDTVWVFPLGGGDRRYPPEAQPRVWRSDDAGETWTAYGTGLPDAFYVGVMRDAMCADSHDPAGLYLGARNGSVWASADDGETWRQIAADLPDVMSVKVGVA
- a CDS encoding ATP-binding protein gives rise to the protein MRSPRLVSRTAERARLHTALDGLRAGHGGLWVLRGDPGVGKSRLAGALAAEAADAGLEVLSGRAVPSGTPTPLRPLGEALLAWLRTHEVPDDRLLAPYLPTLARLAPQLGAVAPDGASSVMLLGEGLLRLARAVEAPGMLLVIEDLHWADPETLALVEYLGDNAREVPLAVVTTCRLHESPAANELVTALEWRRSAELVEVAPLADEDVAAVAIACLGSAPPAEVVAWLQRYSAGYPLLVEEMLADLHDAGVLAQAPGDGAWTLAGPLPVLVPRPFVRSVEGRLAEVGEHARQVATAAAMLGPELDWRLLAAALDLSGTEVAAALHELRGQRLVVPVTAERFAFRHALTREAVLTGLLAPERARLAGLLAAALAEGAEGAEDHLRLAELYEAAGDDERAVALWLATARDAIGRGALVSAGEALGRALARCEPGSPLETEVREAEVEVHALAGDVPQALAAGEVLTAELAGAPGRLAAVRLRLARALLAGGRWDEAEAMLAAAAGHDPAAEEVLAARLALGREDDVAAAERAAAALAAVGEDRPEIACEAWEVLGRAARARDYVAAEDAFEAGFRLADAHDLALWRCRLLAALGSLDLAARRPVEDRLVAARRAALDAGAIGTAARIEIELNLVRIRYLDLDEAMAAVDNAITMMTRLRLPDLATAYLLRAATHGLAARTDAMEADVAVALGLPMDEGVRAVGVPGHIRSFVALAHARYDEARAELGLAMTHHRRSPSMPFSLRGFWALLETALTGDGAAAREEVRTGPQANSPHNWFALRYADAIALGRSGDAAEAERVFADAEWGLPGREPWPELHARFLVAVAAARDGWGTPEAWFRHVLDGLVGYGLTEAASACRVAMREAGFAVPRKSAGAERLPPHLQRLGVTARERDVLVLVAEGLQNKQIADRLYLSVRTVETHVARLLQRTGAAERGELAAHLVPPTA
- a CDS encoding EamA family transporter, whose translation is MQTDRPTHGPPLGVAVGLVILGICSVQLGAGFAKRLFTDIEPNGVVWLRLATSAVVLLLWARPRLRGRSRTDWIIAARYGLCLGAMNWGIYQSFSRIPIGVAVTIEFIGPLLLAAIGFRRPRDLGWVALAALGVLLLGFERGHLDPLGVAYAVLAGAAWAGYILSSAATGRRWEGIDGLAIASLVAVVALSPLLLTVDDAALGDQRILLLGAAVGLLSSVIPYSAELAALRTLPPATFGILMSMEPAAAALAGLAVVGESLAPVQWAAIACVVVASVGATRATRRMVHPDAAAG
- a CDS encoding alpha/beta fold hydrolase, which gives rise to MSTSAPRPEQRVRPASIAFRDILSDDGTHVRAWTNDPDGVIDGPTVVLCNGLGTNPYLWPWLLDPECGVRVVSWNHRGVGGSERPADKRHVEIEHFVQDGLSVMDHFGIDSAVLMGWSMGVNTAFELTYRHPERVRGIFAMCGVPGDTFATMLGPLHLPRLLARAVTVNACRVAKHAGWAVNPIVRNLPMTPAVVRLLGRTGFMFPMADPEAAAVGLQEFLTTPVDWYAHLAISTSRHPRVRLSKIQVPTMFVSATYDVLAGARDMASAARRLTDNGQDSAYVELRGSHFVQLEQPDRVHRLLLEFLEHVA